The following DNA comes from Lepidochelys kempii isolate rLepKem1 chromosome 9, rLepKem1.hap2, whole genome shotgun sequence.
atcagaaagtgaaactgactagaaacaaaagggaaactgacCAGCTTTGACCCTGATCCTGTATATGCATCTGCTACCCTGGATGCCTACACCACATGGAGCCCCTGGGACTTGACACCAAGGGACTGCAGTAGTGGAGCTtgatgcaggattggggccttattcCAAACTCTCTGAAGTGTACAAATATAAACAATAAGCTGTACAGATGCTTAATATTCTTTCACTTCTAATAACTTGGGGTGGTATTAGTAATAATAGTAAGGAATTTTCATTGcctatgtttattttatattgatATTGTCTCCACTGGATGAATGGATCTGCTCTAATTTCCATTCTACTCAGtcggagtctttccattgacttcagtaggagctgggctgggccatGTTATCTATATTCCGAGCCATTGGTGAGGTTACCTTTCATCTGGAAGGCTTGTTCCAGAATGGAGAAGCAATGACAAGTGATCAATTTAGGAAGAAATTTAGGCCACTGATAGATTTGTACAATTCAATGTTTCCAAAGGAGTTGCTTCAGAAACCACAGTTTCAGCATTGTGCCTGCATTCTATAATGGACCCTCTTTTCATGTAAGCCAGTTGTTACTCCTGCCATCCCTGTGCTACCATTTCTAATGGCTTTTCAAGAGGGCTGGATAAAAGGGGAGAGCTTCACAGAGATGCTAAAACCCAAGGTGATGACTTTCACTCTTTCAACACATCATCAAACAGATCAGTCTGCATAATTAGTCCCctgttggggagggggtgtcatTAATTAGTATGCAGAGTGTTTGTTTAAGAGATCCCTTGCTCTTTTAACTGTAAAGAAGTTTTAACTGCCTTTGACTTGAAAAACTGTGACCAAATGTTGTCTACAAGTTGAGCAGATTCCTCCCAGACTTATTGGTAGGATTTGCAGGGAATCTTACCTTCTGGTCTTTATATCCTGTCTGGAATTTGCTCACTAGTATAACCTAAAGAATTTGTCAAGGTTGATGGGCTCAACATCTGACCTTTTTACAATCTCATATGTTAACAAGATTCATTTAATTCTTCAGATTTGCACATGTGTGCAGCGAGCTGCTTTTTCTGAACAACAAAAACTAACAGCCAAGCACCTAGGAACAACCTTACAAGAACAGATCATTGTGCATGCCCAATGGAGAGAAGAAAAGTAGACAGGGAAACTTCAGTGTTGAACTTTCAAATACTtatttatactttttttaaaaaaatgtagataCAAAGCACCAGAcaatatatttttgttaataaacaGAAGCCACTATCTACTTGGCTCTTTATAAAACACTGTCTCTTCAAGTGAACATGTTATAGCCTAGTTTTAACAGGTAATACAGAGAACGCTGATTAAATgtatattaatattaaaaatttgAAGACCAAGCTTTTAGAATGAATGTTGCATTTCCAGAAGGCTAGCGCTAAATTCtcctttttgttacttccactGCACTGAAGTAATGGGTGTAGCCTGTCCTCTTTCCTTCAAGGACATGATCTCAGTAGTTTAAGTGAGATCTGAAAGAAATGTGGGCAGAAACCAAAATGCAAAAGACAGTATTTCCTTAGTTCTGTTTTATTAATTAGatgttaattattttaataacataagaaaataagaaagtTATATAATTAATGTACACTAAAAGCCCAAAAGAGGTTCTATACAATAACTTATAtgtattaaataaatacaaaataatagcAGCCTTCTATAATGCAGGCTACGTTTAGGTTTACTTCGGCTTGAAGTACCCTGGTCTTTAGTACACCTACTGGAACAGATTTGCTCCACAGGTGTTTTAAAGAGGCATATCTATAAGATACATATAGAAGTGTCTAAGATTAGAagggaaaatataaaatacattttaccaTGGTCTCCACATATCTAATGATCCCATACTAGGGTTATTATGAGAAAAATTTGGCCGTAGGATCTGGCTGGAAGGTGACACATCAGGCTGACTAAAGAGAGATAGTGGTTGTGGTTGAAATGAATTTTTCAAAGCTTGTTTTTCCTCCACAGGATAGAACTGGTCCTGAGATGGACTTGACCCTGAGGTATTCCCCTTATTGCAGATAGGGGATTTCTGCACTGTGTGGGCCTGGTGAGCTGGAGGCGAGGACCTTAAGGCTGCTTTGCAGGTCTCCTCGCTGGATCTGGGTAAGGATTTCAGGAGATGATTTAATAATCGTGCCCCAAGAGTCTTGTCCATCCATTCACAGGTCAGGAGGAGGTTGTGAACCTCATGCATACACTGAATATATCCAGTGCTGTACCTCTGCTGAGCTTCGAGACTCACTTTGGAATCTGCTGCATTAGAACAGGAGACAATTCAAGTCATTTAAGTGCACAGGGCTAGCAGTACATTACGTTTGACTAAACAAGCATTCAACAAGTTCTTAATATATTGCCTCTTCTGGAAAACTCCTATAGAACTTAACTGAGAATGATAGCCTTGGTTACTATATAACAGCTATGGGCTTGAAACCATCCTGTGTGATTCCATAACAGGGTTAGCATTCTAGTCTGGATTCTATAGGATAGTTTAAAAATTCTACAGAAAGAATATAACTCTCTCTTGAATTCTAtaggttttaaattaaattgctATAAAGCCCCTATTGATTTAACCCCTAATCAGTTCTTTAGGGCTTTTCCATAAGGATCATTGTGgttggaaaaataaaatcaagcagTAAAAAGTTGGTCACAACTTCATTCCAAAAAGCAGGGTACCACAATTCTGATTTCATTGCTGTTATAAATTGTGGCACAAGGCTAAAACGAAAGAGAATATCActgatggaaaaaaaacaaacttaacCCATCTACTGAAAGGCATTGGCTTTAGATTCCCCTCTAGTGGCAAAGAGTAGAAACTAGAAGATATGCCAGTAATAGACATAGGTGTCATTAGGTTTGAAAGAGGTTTTTGCAAAAAACATTACGTGATTAAAAATGCAGCCCCCGCCCAGGGTTGGAAATAAATTCCACATCTGAAAGATGCagtgaataaaagaaaaatgcaaaaacaaGAAACTCACCCATGATCTTGTTGTTTTGGATATTCTGGAGATGCTTTACTGTCATTTCAAGGATATCTGCTTTTTCAAGTTTAgattgctatttaaaaaaaaagtaggtcAGTAAAGAAGAACTGTTTTGTATGATGCTGGGCttgtttttttagaaaataaaggggggtgggggggaagacatGACAAACTCAACACTTACGTCCAAACAAAATGCACCAACGACTGCTTCCTTCAGTTGCTCCAAGCAGTTGTTAATCCTTTCCCTTCGCTTTCGCTCAATCAGAGGCTTCCTTAACTGAAAGGaagatattaaaaaagaaaataggaTTTATGAGGTGAAATGTCAAGGTTTTATCACAATAaaatctgctcccactgaactcactggcagaactcccattgggGACAGTGTCGGGGACAGATTGGGCCCCTCATTTTTAATCCTTAAGAGCCACATTCTACATGTGGCATCAGAGGATCCAAGGGTGATGTGGTACGAAGTAGGAGAGACATTGTATGCTCTATAATCTCATTACCACTCTGCCAGTTTAACGCTTTCTTATGCATATTAAGCTTGAGTCTGCTCTCCTTAAATTGGTGTACATTAGAAGTAATTCAACTGAAGTCAGCAGAGATATACCAATGTAAAATCAGTGTAAAGTGAGAAGAAAATGCAGCCCAGAGTGTTAAAAACACCCTGTAAACATCTTTATAAtgaaaggaattatttttggTCTATCATTTTTGCAGTTGTGAAGCACCATCTACAGTGAGTGTTGTCTAAATAATAGTCCACATGCTTATGTGCAGTATCCATACACCACACATGTCAGGGTAGGTGTAAATCTGTATATAAAATGACCTACCTTCCTTTCCTCTTTGGTGTTGGAAAGTTTCTGCACATTGCTGGCCATAGCCGTGGCAGTCATTATAATCCAGCTTGTCTGGCCCTAAATGCTGGGAAGCAAGGGGGAAAGAAAGCACTTGGGTAGCCGGCTGTTCCTTTTTCAGAAGGGTTCTTTGCTTCTCTTGCCTCTCCTCTGTAAGGCTGCCTGTATTTATAGCCCAGAATTAACATGTGAATAAGGGCATTCCTTGGCTGGACTTCTTTTCCCACATGAGGGGTCGAGACCAGAGGCTTGTGGCCATCAATCAAGGCTGACAGGTCACTGCTTCTTTTCAATGGCCAACTTGCCCCCACAAACAGCGACAGATGTCCTGCCTACAAAAGCTTTGCTTTGCAGAAAGCTTTTGTTAAGAAGAAGAGACTCAAAATGGGAGCACTGAGCAGATCACATGGCTCCTTGCTCAATTGACACAGATTCCCAGGGAGCAACTCAACTGGTTACAGCCTATTGTTACACCTGGGAGAATTTCTTCTAAATTTCTGGgctttttaatctattttatcATCATATTGAATTGATTGCACTTTTTACTTGCAAGATATGAACCCCTCCTACTGTATATCCAAACGGAGGCTTTGAAACACAAAACAATCTCCACTGTTAGAAATAATAATGCATCCAGTGGTTATTTTATGTCTCTGACAAATATCCTAACAAGGCATCATTACCTTAAAGTCAATAGACAATTGCCTTTATGGAAACTATGCATTTACATATATGAAAATCCCTCATGGAATAGTCCTGCATTATGTAATATGGGTGAAACCAATAGCATTCAATAGAAGTGTAATCCAGCTGTATAAAAGTACTCTAAAAAgtttataaaacagaaaataacccTTTCTATTTTTTAATCATCCTAGAATTTAATATTTCAACTATCTATAGACCTTTGTTGCTTTTCTACAGAACAGTTTGGGTTTCATGCCTATTAAATTCCACAGGATTTTTCCATAAGGGTAACTTTATTGACTACACTATTGAAAGTGTTATTTCATCTTCTGAAATACTAATGCAAAAGCATATTTCTGTTTAAGGAACACTTAGACATATCTCCTTactatgtgtttatattttacctttatactttttttaaaggaaaatctcAGGGGGTTTTCATGAACAAGCTCTTCTTTTCTGATTGTTTTGCTAATAAGCAGGATTTGCTAGTATCCTGTCGAGTCTGATAGATTATCTCTTTTAAAGAGGTGTTGAATGTATCACTTTATTTTAGCAGACAGGAAAGTCTTGGGTAGCTTCAGAAGAACTAAAAGCCTCTCCCCCTTCCACTGTAAGGTCTTCCCATACCTCCCCAACCACACATCTACAAAATGATGACACTGAGCGCCAGGCTCCCccaagggtgggtggggggtcaCAGACCCGTGAGAACAAAATACacgctgcttctctctctcctaaaCAATACATGGGTGTATGAATTTATAGATGTACATATACATACTGTACCGTCTATCTAGAtactctgtttacagctctgctcGTTGTGCATGTGCTTGTATTGGTGCTGTGTCTACATAAGTGTTATGCTACCCGTGGCGGCTCTCAGTTTATCAAAATACAGCGAGGCTCTCAGAGTATTTCTTGATGAAAGGAGTGCCCTGCTTCATAAAGGACTGTGGTGACATCACTCTGTGGGAAAGTGGGACATTGTTATGCATTTTCTCTGATATACAAGAGAGGGTGTGTGTTAAGATGGGCACCAGGATGCATTTTTTAATACCAAATAAGGGTGACCACCTAACTCTGCAAGGGTAGCAGTGAAAGGTGGATTATACCAGGTAATCCCTATCCATAGAAAATGAAAGGGTGTTACACTGCCCCCTGATGAGATACTCCTGTTAGGTCCTCAGTACTGCCATCCCCAAGTATTCAAAATCATGAGCCAGGTCCCCCAAACCACGAGCATGTCTTTCTGATTTGAGGGCTTTCAGggctcacattttcaagcttttctccacggTCAGGAGAACTAAAAACTtacctaaccaaaaaaaaaaaaaaaaagagctgagaTTCTGACATAACTAcataactccaggagctggggctttaagaagaacAACATATGTCATGAGACTtgcaattagggtgaccagatgtcccaattttatagggacagccctgatttttgggtctttttcttatataggctcctattatcgcccatcctgatttttcacacttgctgtttggtcaccctacTTACAATGAAACCATAAGAGCTGGCAGCACTGGAGTCTGGTGGATGGATAGCCGCTATAAGGTTCATTCTTGACCATCAGTTACAGTTTTTTAATATGATTAAGTCCCAGAAGGTCATGTACCCTCCTGCAACAGAGTGTATGTCTCCTAGGAAAGCCTGGCCCAGTGTCTGGGGAAGGGAAGTGAtctgccctgccccgcctcccCTCCCGTCCTACTCCTGTGCTGGATGGGGAAGCATTGCAGAGCTGCTCAGGGTGTGGAGGTGGGGAATTCGTGTAAATGAAGTTGAAGGACATCAGGCTGCTCAGCTCCTATTCCAACCCCCTCACCCATACAGGGAGTGGGAGTTAACATTGACCTCACCCTGTACTGCCTTACCTGATTCCAGCAGGGAGAGCAGAAGGGGCTGGACTCTcctgatatttttattaaagatataacCAACTGCATCAGATTGGGAGGATGAGAGagggctgctgcctctcccctgtCCTCAACCTGACTGCCTTTGGAGGGGTTCTCTGCAATCCAGTGGGTCTCTTGTCATCTTTCCCTGGATGAGCTCTTTATCTGGTGATTTAAATGAGCTCCATTGATCTTTGGCCTTGTGGTCCCTGTAAGTCTTTTCCCTGTCTGACCATCAGACTCGTTCCTTGCTCCATCCCTTTCCCAGTGTTGTCCTCCTGTGCTGGATCCAAACCCCCAGAACTCAGGGGTGTTTCCAGTCCAGACCTGTTTCTGGCTCTTGCAACTTGAGTGCCTTTCTAATCATAAACACACTTCCAGTTGCTGACAGTGCATCAACAATTCCCTCATCCTTCCCCCATCACTTTCATGCCATTGCCAGTGCAGAAGCACAGGGCTCTTGTATAAATAGCCCTGGCCTCCCATGCATCTCCTGCGATCTGTCAGGTTTGAGGAGGGGCCCTATGGCACAACAAGAGGGAAGCTAGAAGAGGATCTCCCCAGAGATTTCCTGTGGGAATCCAGGCTCAGTGAGGAGGATCAGGAGTGAGGGTTAGGGTTGCCTCATGTGGAACATTAACAGGAGAGTGAAAAGCTGTAGGACATGTCTGTCCCCTGTTCCCCTCCAGTGTCCCACACCCACTGTGATTGCACCTGTGCTTTCAGTGCTGTCACTCTGAATCTACTCGTTTCTGTGGCCTTTAATTACATCCCCAGGACCAACCTCCCAAGGAAGTGATTAAAGGGgccatttattttcaaaatcaaaacctgATGCTGTCACAGCAGGGTTGCAGAGTGCTCACGGACAGTGACAAAACAGATCTGAAAGAGGTGGAATTCTGCCTCTTCTCCCTTCGCACCCCTGCCCTTTGCTGCCCTCTTCTCCATGGCATGGGTCATCATACCCAATACTATCAACCCCTGGCATTCAAACCTCTGGGGTCGGACTCCACAAAATCCCAGAATTGGCCTAACAATGATCTGTCTCCTTGTTTTTCACCTGCCTCTTGATATTGGAGCCTTTAGGGGGAAGTCTCCCCCTCCTGATCTACGTGGGATCATTTCAGGTGCAGAGCTAGATCTCAAATGCACACACAGAAATGCAGGCCTCCCTGCTGGCTGCTTGGAGGGgattccctcaccctctcctgtccCCTGGGGAGCTGCCATTGTAtccagctccatccccctccctcttaGCACTGTCTCATCCCACTGCCTGTCCTGCACAAGTTCCTGTGCCCCTTACAACCTCCCCACAGTCTCCTGtgccccatcagctccctgtATTTTCCCTCCCATTCCTGAGGGGtcagagcatggagttgtgtTGACTAGGTGCATTATGGACTCATCAGACTCCTTGTACAATGTCATTGCCTGACATATTATGCCAAATTTTGACCTCGAATAATGGCTGATGTGAAATGCACACGTTTTACGTGATGGGAGTGAAATGGATGCAAGAAGTGTTTACTGTTCGTTATAGCAATAAGTCTGGAACAACCATTTTATAGTTACACAAAAAccctaaacatttttattaatgaaataggaggaaaatggggtgggggaggcatttCAGGCATCCTTAAGAAAGTTCCTTGGATATGGGACATCTTATgaaaaactgggactgtcccaGAAAAATATAATCTCTTAACCTTTAATGGTGGCCATAATTTTTGCAGCTGCAGCCACAACGGGGCATGAGAATATGAATATTTGCACACTCAGCTGTAACTTCTTACCTACATGTTTCTGTATATTGCTATCATCACTAGCTATATTTCAGTATATCTCTTCCTTCAATTTGAAAATCTTTCCAACAGTGGTACCAGTCAGGAAGGCAAAGTCTTGAAAACTGATATACTGCTTCCTTGCAAGCAGGAAAGAGATGCTTATAAAAGGACAGTTAGACTATGATAGGCAACACATGTAATCAGTGGTGCTATCCAAAGGTAAAACATGCTTAATCATGTGCTCGTACCCAAGTTTGGGTCAGAGACTAATGTGGGATTTTCAACAAAACTTAGCATTGGCCTgactctgctcctgttgaagtccatgTGAGTTTTACCAGGCTGCTTTTAGATCCAAATGATGGGTTTTGAATATGGAAATGGATTAGCCCACACATACTGCAGATGCAGTAAATGAGGCCCAAGGAAAATGTCACCCTAAATGTTATCTGACCATTTGGGGCCATATCTGTTCCTCTTGTA
Coding sequences within:
- the LOC140916899 gene encoding transcription factor HES-1-like; protein product: MTATAMASNVQKLSNTKEERKLRKPLIERKRRERINNCLEQLKEAVVGAFCLDQSKLEKADILEMTVKHLQNIQNNKIMADSKVSLEAQQRYSTGYIQCMHEVHNLLLTCEWMDKTLGARLLNHLLKSLPRSSEETCKAALRSSPPAHQAHTVQKSPICNKGNTSGSSPSQDQFYPVEEKQALKNSFQPQPLSLFSQPDVSPSSQILRPNFSHNNPSMGSLDMWRPW